The DNA window GGCTGGACAGCGCGGAGGCCGAAGCAGTGGAGCTGGGGCTTGCCGCGATTGCCCGACGCCTCGTCGAGGCGGGTGCCGATCGCATCATTGTCGCTGGTGGCGAGACATCAGGGGCCGTCGCAGTGGGACTCGGTATTTCGACGGTCGTCGTCGGAGACGAGATTTGCACCGGTGTACCGTGGACCTACGCTTTCGATCCGGCTGTATGGATTGCGTTCAAGTCCGGCAACTTCGGGTCCGACGATTTCTTCCGCAGTGCTTTCGATTCGCAGATGGTGTGTTCGGCGTGACAGGCGTCGCGGGCCTCGGCGGCATCGTCGAACTCGGTGCCGCCCTGACCTCGCGCGGACTCACCCCGGGAAAAACCGGAAATCTCAGTGTGCGTGGCGAGGGTCTGGTCAGTATCACGCCGACCGGTGCCGTGCTGGGAAGCATGCGCGTGGAGGACATCTCCACGGTCACCGCCGATGAGGGCGAACACGTCTCGGGCCGCAGGGCCTCCAAAGAACTCGCCATGCATCAGGCTATGTATCAGGTGCATCAGGACTGCTTCGCAATCGTTCACGTTCATTCGTTGCATGCTGTTGCAGTGTCCTGCCTTTCGGGGATCGACGACCGGGAGCCACTTCCCCGGATTACTCCCTACTTCGATATGAAGGTGCCCACGCTTCGACTCGTCGATTATCACCCACCGGGCTCCGACGATCTTGCCGTCGCCGTGCGCAGGGCCGCACCGGGGTATCGATCGCTGCTTCTTCGCAACCACGGATCGCTCGTCGCGGCACCGACGCTCGAGGAAGCAGCCGATGCCGCCGAGGAGATCGAGCAAACGGCAGCACTGATGCTGCTGCTGCACGGCAGGGCAGTGAACAGACTCTCGGCGACCACATCCCCCAATGCAAGTGGAGGAATCCGATGATCACCACGACCGCTCCTGCTGTCGTTGCCTCACCCCGGCCGAGGTATTCGGTACGTCAGCGGAACCCCGTGCTAGCCACCCTGCTCAGGCGCGGAATATACGGTGTCGCAACTCTATTCGTGGTCAGCATTTTGATCTTTGCGGCGACCAATATTCTCCCCGGTGATGTCGCCGAGGTGGTTCTCGGCCGTGGTGCGACACCCGAAACGGTTGCCGCACTGCAGCAACGACTCGGACTCGATCAATCACTGGTGGCGCGGTATCTGGATTGGGTCGGCGGCGTGCTCCGCGGAGACCTCGGCGAGTCCGCAGTCGGTGCCGCGCAGAACGCACCCGATGCACGTGTTTCGGCGATGATCGGTGCGCCGTTGGTCAATTCCGCGATCCTAGCCGGTGTGTCGGCATTGCTACTGGTTCCTCTGTCGCTGCTGCTCGGAGTCTTCGCTGCGGTCCGAGAGGGCAGGCCGGCCGACCAGCTGACGTCCTACGTCACATTGATACTCGGTTGTCTCCCCGAGTTCGTCGTGGGTGCCATGCTGATTCTTGTCTTTTCGACCAATCTCGGATGGTTTCCACCGGTGGCTCTGATCGCCCCCGGATCGAGCCCGCTGAGCGATCCAGCAACCCTGGTGCTTCCGGTCGTAACTCTGATCGGTGCCGCACTCGCATTCGCGGCACGCCAGGTTCGGGCGGGCATGGTGACCACCTTGAAGCAGGACTACGTCGTCATTGCGCGCCTCAACGGCCTTCCGGAATCGAAGGTTTTGCGTCGGTACGCTTTACGAAATGCTGTCGCTACCACTGTGCAGACCTACGCTCAGGCAATTCAGTATCTGTTCGCCGGGGTGATAGTGGTCGAGGCCCTGTATGCGTACCCGGGCATCGGCACCCAGTTGGTGCAGGCAGTGACCAGCCGAGATACCACGGCGGTAGCGGGGATTGCCGTCGTACTGGCTGCCGGCTACATCGTCGTCAATATCGTCGCCGACGTTCTGGTGACGCTTCTCGTTCCGAAACTGCGGACTGGACTTGCACAATGACCACACCGGCACCGATACCCGGCGGCACCGCGCCGATCGCACCGCGCCATCGACCACAACTACCCTCCTTCGTCACAACCCGGCAGGGCGCAACCGGCTTGCTGCTGTTCATCGCAGTTCTGGCCACTGCTGCGTTCGGTCCGCTATTCGCGCCGTACGACATCGCCGAGCCGATCGGGGTGCCAGGGAACCCGCCAGTGCCGGGGGCACCTCTGGGACTCGACCAACTCGGGCGAGACGTGCTGAGCCGCTTTCTCAACGGTGGTGCGCCCGTCATCCTTCTCGCGGCGGTGAGCGTCATCGTCGCCTATGCCGTGGGGGTGCAGTTGGGGATGATCGCAGGCTTGAATCATGGACGGTTCGTCGATTCCATGATCATGCGAGTCGTCGATGTCTTCATCGCGTTCCCTCCACTGCTCCTGCTTCTGGTGCTGATCTCAGGCAGCGGTTCTTCGCCGATCGTAGTCGCGGGTGGGATTGCCCTCGTTCTCTTTCCCGGTGTGACTCGCATCGTCAGATCGGCGACACAGGAGGTCTCCACATCCGGCTTCATCGACGCTGCGGTCGTCCGAGGAGAGAGTCCGACGGCGATCATGTATCGCGAGATATTCCCGAATATCGTGCAGACGGTTCTGGCCGACGTCGGCATCAGGTTCTCGACCGCGATCGTGCTGGCCGCCAGCCTGAACTTCCTCGGTCTCGGTTCTCGACCTCCGGCCGCGAACTGGGGTCTGATGGTGGCCGAGAACAGATTGATCATGGGGTCCAACATCTGGGCCACTGTTGCACCGGCCCTCATGTTGGGTGTTCTCGTCATCTCGGTCAACCTGATCGCAGATGCTCACGTCAAATCACTCGGCCGATCGAAAGGTGGAGCAGCTTGATGTCGACCATGACCGAAGGAAGCACGGCGCCACTCCTGCGAGCCGAGAACGTCACGGTTCGACTGCGCGGTGGTCCGCCGATAGTCAAGGGGGTCGATCTGGAGCTTGCACGCGGCGAAATCCTCGGAATTGTCGGCGAATCCGGCTCGGGGAAGACCACATTGGCCCGATCGCTGCTCGGACACTGCGCAACAGGTCTTGACATCAGTGACGGCTCGTTGCTGATCGACGGTACGGCCCGTCCCATGGATGAGTCACTCCGATTCCTGCGAGGACGCACCATCTCGTATGTGCCTCAGGATCCGGGTCGAGCACTCAATCCTGCTCTGACGATTCAAGAGTCGATCCAGGACGTGATCAAGGCGCATACGGGTGCTGCTGCCTCCGATGGCGACATGGCCGAGCACTTCGACCGGGTCGGTCTACCCTCGACCGAACAGTTCCGCCGGCGGCTCCCGCATCAGCTGTCCGGCGGGCAACAGCAACGGGTGTGCATTGCCATCGCGTTGGCCTGTAAACCTCCGGTCGTAGTTCTCGACGAACCGACGACCGGTCTCGATGTGGTCACTCAGGCCAGGATCCTCGCTGAACTCGGTCGACTCCGAATGGAACTCGGCGTGTCCATGATCTACGTGACGCACGATTTGGCTGTGGTCGCGCAGATTGCCGATCGAGTAGCGGTGATGTACGACGGTCGTGTCGTCGAACAGGGACCCGTTCACGAGGTTCTGACCCGGCCCCGACACCCCTACACTCTGGGCCTGCTTGCATCGACGCCCGACCATTTGCTGCCCAGGACCCTGCAGTCCATGCCCGGTATTGCGCCCGGTGTCGAAGCGGATTCCGACGGGTGTTCGTTCGTATCACGGTGCCCGGTCTCGACGGGCGAGTGCAGCGAGCATCGGCCCCCGATGGTCGAGACCGGAAGTGCGCATTCGACGAGATGTTTCGAGTGGAAGAGGACCGACACAGCGGAATTCGTTCCGTTCGTACCGCCACCTGCGCGGGCCGCAACGGTGCCGGTACTGACAGTGTCCGATCTGTCGATCACCTACGGAAGTGGCGCGCGCGCGGTGACTGTCGCCACGAATATCGAGTTCACTCTGAACCACGGTTCATGCGTTGCGTTGGTGGGTGAGTCCGGGAGCGGCAAGACCTCGATTGCGCGGGCAGTATCCGGTTTGATTGCACCGACATCGGGTTCCGTTTCACTGGGCGAGGAGACTTTGCCACCGTTGGCCCGCGCGCGAACGACGGAGCAGCGTCGCAAGGTGCAGCTCGTGTTCCAGAATCCAGCTGATGCACTCAACCCACGCCGAACCGTCTTCGACCAGATCGGGCGACCAGCAAGGCTGCTGCGGCGCGTCTCTCGGTCCGGCATCGACAACGAAGTGGAGCGACTTCTCGATTCGGTCAGACTGCCGCGGCGGGTGAAGAACCGCTATCCGGCTGAACTGTCGGGCGGGGAACGGCAGCGTGTTGCAATCGCGCGCGCCCTGGCAGCAGGACCGGAAGTGCTGGTCTGTGACGAGATCACATCCGCGCTTGATGTGTCCGTGCAGGCGGCGGTCCTTGACCTCATGTCCGAATTGCGTTCCACTGGGACGAGTCTTCTCTTCATCACACATGATCTCGGGGTCGTGTCCACGATCGCCGATCAGGTACTCGTGCTGGACAAGGGAATCGTGTGCGAACATGGACCCGTATCTACCGTTCTGTCGAACCCGCAGTCTCCCTACACCAAGACACTGCTTGGGTCCGCGCCCAGTGTCTCCCAACAACTTCCCACGGGTTCGGGAGCCTTCAAGTCGGCTCCGTTGGCACTCTGAATCGCTTCGGCATTCATCCGCAGACAATCGTCGTTCGACGACATCGAAAGAGAGTTCACATGAAATTCGGCATTTTCAGTCCGCCCTATGCGGATCCGACGTCTCCCCTCCGGGACGTGATGGAGTGGAGTCTGCAAGTTGCCCGCTGGGGTGATGAACTGGGCTTTTCCGAAATTTGGTTCGCCGAGCATTACACGACGGGCTGGCAGAACTCGCCCGCACCCGAGCTCATGATCGCCGCAGCAGCACGGGAAACCGAGAACATCACTCTCGCCGCAGGCGCGCACCTCGTTCCCTACACGAACCCGGCTGCCCTGGCGTATCGAATCATGGCACTCGACCACCTGACCGGAGGCCGCTACATCGCAGGCGTCGG is part of the Rhodococcus sovatensis genome and encodes:
- a CDS encoding ABC transporter ATP-binding protein produces the protein MSTMTEGSTAPLLRAENVTVRLRGGPPIVKGVDLELARGEILGIVGESGSGKTTLARSLLGHCATGLDISDGSLLIDGTARPMDESLRFLRGRTISYVPQDPGRALNPALTIQESIQDVIKAHTGAAASDGDMAEHFDRVGLPSTEQFRRRLPHQLSGGQQQRVCIAIALACKPPVVVLDEPTTGLDVVTQARILAELGRLRMELGVSMIYVTHDLAVVAQIADRVAVMYDGRVVEQGPVHEVLTRPRHPYTLGLLASTPDHLLPRTLQSMPGIAPGVEADSDGCSFVSRCPVSTGECSEHRPPMVETGSAHSTRCFEWKRTDTAEFVPFVPPPARAATVPVLTVSDLSITYGSGARAVTVATNIEFTLNHGSCVALVGESGSGKTSIARAVSGLIAPTSGSVSLGEETLPPLARARTTEQRRKVQLVFQNPADALNPRRTVFDQIGRPARLLRRVSRSGIDNEVERLLDSVRLPRRVKNRYPAELSGGERQRVAIARALAAGPEVLVCDEITSALDVSVQAAVLDLMSELRSTGTSLLFITHDLGVVSTIADQVLVLDKGIVCEHGPVSTVLSNPQSPYTKTLLGSAPSVSQQLPTGSGAFKSAPLAL
- a CDS encoding ABC transporter permease translates to MTTPAPIPGGTAPIAPRHRPQLPSFVTTRQGATGLLLFIAVLATAAFGPLFAPYDIAEPIGVPGNPPVPGAPLGLDQLGRDVLSRFLNGGAPVILLAAVSVIVAYAVGVQLGMIAGLNHGRFVDSMIMRVVDVFIAFPPLLLLLVLISGSGSSPIVVAGGIALVLFPGVTRIVRSATQEVSTSGFIDAAVVRGESPTAIMYREIFPNIVQTVLADVGIRFSTAIVLAASLNFLGLGSRPPAANWGLMVAENRLIMGSNIWATVAPALMLGVLVISVNLIADAHVKSLGRSKGGAA
- a CDS encoding ABC transporter permease; protein product: MITTTAPAVVASPRPRYSVRQRNPVLATLLRRGIYGVATLFVVSILIFAATNILPGDVAEVVLGRGATPETVAALQQRLGLDQSLVARYLDWVGGVLRGDLGESAVGAAQNAPDARVSAMIGAPLVNSAILAGVSALLLVPLSLLLGVFAAVREGRPADQLTSYVTLILGCLPEFVVGAMLILVFSTNLGWFPPVALIAPGSSPLSDPATLVLPVVTLIGAALAFAARQVRAGMVTTLKQDYVVIARLNGLPESKVLRRYALRNAVATTVQTYAQAIQYLFAGVIVVEALYAYPGIGTQLVQAVTSRDTTAVAGIAVVLAAGYIVVNIVADVLVTLLVPKLRTGLAQ
- a CDS encoding class II aldolase/adducin family protein produces the protein MTGVAGLGGIVELGAALTSRGLTPGKTGNLSVRGEGLVSITPTGAVLGSMRVEDISTVTADEGEHVSGRRASKELAMHQAMYQVHQDCFAIVHVHSLHAVAVSCLSGIDDREPLPRITPYFDMKVPTLRLVDYHPPGSDDLAVAVRRAAPGYRSLLLRNHGSLVAAPTLEEAADAAEEIEQTAALMLLLHGRAVNRLSATTSPNASGGIR